Below is a window of Dietzia timorensis DNA.
CGGTGAACCCAGGCTCCGCGACCGTCCATAGTCCCTGGCCGGTCGGGAACGATCGCCGAACCGTGCTCCACGGCGACCACGCGGACGAGGTCGCCGGAAACCGGCTCGCTTCGGCGGCAACCCACGCACGTGCGTACGGGGCCACATCGATTCGCAGGCTGTGAATCACTCAAGTGACTCGCCCTTCCTCGATTCCGAATCCACCAGTTACGACCTTAGGCCGGTTTTCGCGGCACGCCTAATAGGTCCGCCTCTGCGGCGGCAACTCATCGAGCGTTCCGTTTACCTTCCGGTAAAAGTCGCAGAAGCTGAGTTTACCGCGAATTCGACCAGATGACTTAATCGACGCCCGGTACCTCAATGGGATCGGAGGTGTCGGCATCGGAGCGGATGTCGATGCGCCAGCCCGTGAGGCGATGCGCGAGTCGGGCATTCTGCCCTTCTTTCCCGATCGCCAGCGACAGCTGGTAGTCGGGCACTACTACGCGGGCGGCCTTGTTGACCTCGTCGACGACATCCACCGAGACGACCTTCGATGGCGACAAGGCGTTACCCACAAAGATCGCGGGATCGGAGTCCCAGTCGATGATGTCGATCTTCTCGCCGCCGAGTTCGGCCATCACGTTGCGTACGCGCGCACCCATTGGCCCGATGCACGCGCCCTTGGCGTTGAGACCATTGACGTGAGCGGACACCGCGATCTTCGACCGGTGCCCGGCCTCGCGCGCAATGGACGAGATCTCCACCGATCCGTCCTCGATCTCGGGCACCTCGAGACGGAACAGCCCGCGGACGAGGTCCGGGTGCGTCCGGGAGAGATTGATCGTCGTCGACCGCGGCCCCTTCGTCACGCCGACGACGAAGCATTTGATGCGCTCGCCGTGCGGGTAGCGTTCGCCGGGTACCTGCTCCGAAGGCATGATCGTGCCCTCGGTGCCGCCGCTTTCGGGCCCGAGCCGGACGACCACGATGCCGCGGTCGTTAGCGCGCGCATCCGATTGGATCACGCCGGAGATGATCTCTCCCTCACGCGCCTGGAACTCGTTGTACGTCTTCGCCGAATCCGCTTCCCGCAAGCGGTTCATGATGATCTGGCGGGCGGTGGACGCGGCGACGCGGCCGAAATCGCTGGGCGTGTCGTCGAACTCGCCGATCTGGTTGCCCTCGTCGTCGAGCTCCGCAACGAGCACTCGCACCGAACCCGCCTTGCGGTTCACCTCGACGCGCGCGGGCCGTTGGGCGCCGGGAGTGTGCTGGTACGCCGTCAGAAGCGCACTTTCCAATGTGACAAGAAGGTCCTCGAGAGAGATTTCTCGTTCAGCGCTCAACAGCTTGAGGGCCGTCATGTCTATATTCATTGCAGCTTCCGTCTCCTAGCCAAAAGACTCTCGAA
It encodes the following:
- the nusA gene encoding transcription termination factor NusA — its product is MNIDMTALKLLSAEREISLEDLLVTLESALLTAYQHTPGAQRPARVEVNRKAGSVRVLVAELDDEGNQIGEFDDTPSDFGRVAASTARQIIMNRLREADSAKTYNEFQAREGEIISGVIQSDARANDRGIVVVRLGPESGGTEGTIMPSEQVPGERYPHGERIKCFVVGVTKGPRSTTINLSRTHPDLVRGLFRLEVPEIEDGSVEISSIAREAGHRSKIAVSAHVNGLNAKGACIGPMGARVRNVMAELGGEKIDIIDWDSDPAIFVGNALSPSKVVSVDVVDEVNKAARVVVPDYQLSLAIGKEGQNARLAHRLTGWRIDIRSDADTSDPIEVPGVD